In the Helianthus annuus cultivar XRQ/B chromosome 11, HanXRQr2.0-SUNRISE, whole genome shotgun sequence genome, one interval contains:
- the LOC110891377 gene encoding glucan endo-1,3-beta-glucosidase-like, whose protein sequence is MATKLLLLGLLINLLIVKDAQSVGVCYGRNGNDLPSERDVVSLYQNNGITKMRIYDPHQLTLEALRGTNIELMIGVPNDALQSLNDPNAANTWVRDNVQNYPDVNFKYIAVGNEVDPNNENSQYVGFLLPAIQNVYNAVRAANLGDQIKVSTATYTGLLGSSSPPSNGAFKDNVQGFIEPIIRFLAQNNLPMLANIYPYFSDPGRNLPYALFTATQPVVNDNGRQYSNLFDAILDAHYAAQARHGGENVEIVVSESGWASAEGGLVATVENAGTYYRNLISHVKGTNGTPLKPGRSIETYLFAMFDENNKGGSPDEKHFGLFTPNQQPKYGQLSFN, encoded by the exons ATGGCAACAAAGCTTCTACTACTTGGTCTACTCATTAATCTTCTCATAGTCAAAG ATGCACAATCCGTAGGCGTGTGCTATGGCCGAAACGGCAACGATTTGCCCTCAGAACGCGACGTGGTAAGCCTTTACCAAAACAATGGTATAACCAAGATGCGGATCTATGATCCACATCAACTTACTCTTGAAGCACTCAGAGGAACCAATATCGAACTCATGATTGGCGTCCCTAACGACGCTCTTCAATCGCTCAACGACCCAAATGCCGCAAACACATGGGTTCGAGACAACGTCCAAAACTACCCTGATGTCAACTTTAAATACATAGCCGTCGGAAATGAAGTTGACCCAAATAACGAAAACAGTCAATACGTTGGCTTCCTACTCCCCGCTATACAAAATGTTTATAATGCGGTTAGAGCCGCGAACCTAGGTGACCAGATTAAGGTGTCCACCGCAACCTACACCGGACTTTTAGGGTCCTCGTCTCCACCAAGCAATGGCGCGTTTAAAGACAACGTGCAAGGGTTTATCGAACCGATAATAAGATTTCTAGCACAAAACAACTTGCCAATGCTTGCCAATATCTACCCCTACTTTAGTGACCCGGGCAGGAATCTCCCATACGCGTTGTTCACCGCGACACAACCGGTGGTGAATGACAACGGCCGCCAATATTCCAACCTTTTTGACGCCATCTTAGACGCTCATTACGCGGCTCAAGCGCGACATGGAGGAGAGAATGTGGAGATTGTTGTGTCCGAGAGCGGGTGGGCTTCGGCCGAAGGGGGTCTGGTCGCAACCGTGGAAAATGCTGGAACTTATTATAGGAATTTGATTTCACATGTTAAAGGGACAAATGGAACACCATTGAAGCCTGGAAGATCTATAGAAACTTATTTGTTTGCAATGTTTGATGAAAATAATAAAGGTGGATCACCGGATGAGAAACATTTTGGGCTTTTTACCCCAAATCAACAACCAAAGTATGGTCAACTAAGCTTCAATTAG